A window of Exiguobacterium sp. Helios genomic DNA:
GAAAAACAATGACGACCCCTTTCGGAGCGGTAGCTTCTAACAGATGCATCGTCGTCGTGTAGCCGTCTGATGCAATCCAGTGTGTATGGTCGATTGTCACATCTATCATCCTTCCCTGATTAAGAAAGTCCGTATATTGTTCCGTCTTCAGAAATTCCCATCTTATTGGCAGCTGGTGTTTTCGGTAAACCCGGCATGGTTAATACATTCCCGGTCAAGGCGACGATGAACCCCGCACCGATGGATGGTTTGATTTCGCGGACAGTAATCGTAAATCCTTCGACACGTCCGTACTTGCTTGGATCATCCGTCAATGAGAAAGGTGTTTTTGCCATACAGATCGGCAGATGTCCCAGTCCCTGCTCGGTGCAACGCTCAAGCTCACGTAATGCCTTTTCTTCGAAATGCACATCTGCTGCACCATATACTCGTTTAGCAATCCGTTCGATTTTTTGTGTCAGCGGCAGTTCGGCCGGATAAAGCGGAGTAAACTGACTCTCTTCCTCCAAAGCCTCAAAGACCTGCTCCGCCAGTGCTTCTCCACCGGCTCCCCCTTGGCTGAAGACTTCGCTTTCAGCGACGCGGATCTTGCGTTCACGGCACCATTCGAGCACCGTCTCGCGCTCCGTATCGGTATCGCTTGCGAAACGATTCAAGGCGACAACGGCCGGCACGCCGAACAAATCCATTGTTTCAACGTGCTTCTCGAGTAAAGCCAGTCCTTCGACTAAAGCGGATAAATTTTCTTCCGCCAATTGATCCTTTGCAACCCCGCCATGCATTTTCAACGCACGGACAGTCGCAACGACGACAACCGCATCCGGATGCAGATTGCCAATTCTGGATTTAATGTTAAAGAATTTTTCTGCTCCGAGATCTGCTCCGAATCCGGCTTCCGTGACGACATAATCACTCAGCTTCAAGGCAGTACGTGTCGCAATCAGCGAGTTACAACCGTGGGCAATATTTGCGAACGGACCGCCATGGATTAAAGCCGGTGTGCCTTCGACCGTCTGGACAAGATTTGGGCGGAAGGCTTCTTTTAAAAGTAACGTCGCAGCACCGGCAGCTTCGATATCCTGAACTGTAACCGGTTGTTGATCATACGAATAGGCGACGACAATCCGGCTGATCCGTTCTTCTAAATCCGTGATGGAATCGGCGAGGCAGAGAACGGCCATGATTTCCGAAGCGACCGTGATATCAAACCCATCTTGACGCGGAACGCCATGAGCCGGTCCACCCAGTCCGATCGTGATTTGTCGCAAGGCCCGGTCATTGAGATCGAGGACACGTTTCCAAGTGACCCGACGAGGATCAATTCCTAAGTCATTCCCTTGATGAAGATGATTATCGAGCAGGGCACTGATTGTATTGTGGGCTGACGTGATGGCATGCATATCGCCTGTAAAATGAAGGTTAATTTCTTCCATCGGCAAGACTTGGCTGTAACCGCCACCGCACGCTCCGCCTTTCAACCCCATCGTTGGTCCAAGTGATGGTTCGCGTAAACAGATCATCGTCTTATGATTGAGGCGATGCAATGCTTGACCAAGTCCGACCGTCACTGTCGATTTTCCTTCGCCGGCAGCCGTCGGATTGATCGCCGTGACAAGAATCAGTTTTCCATCCGTCTTCGTCGCCAATCGTTTAACTAATCCGTCCGTCAACTTCGCTTTGTATTTTCCGTACGTATCATAATCCGCATCGGTTAATCCAATGTGTTTAGCAATTTCGGAGATGGGGCGCAGAATGGTTTGTTGGGCAATTTCTAGATCAGAACGAATCGTTTTTTCCATGGCGTAATCTTCCTCTCAAGATGAATTTCTCTATATTTCCTTAATAGTAGCGTATCTGAAACTGACACGCCAAATAATCGTTCAATATATTCCACCCAACTTGTCAAATGGTTGCGTTTTCATTTTATGGAAAGTTGCGTAGTCTAGGGATAGAGGAGGGATGAGCAATGGCAGTAAGCAATAAGAAAAAAGTAAAGCGCGGACTTGAATTTTGGATGTTTGTCGGACCCGTCTTTTTAGTGTTCGCAGTGATTGTTCTCGTACCTTTTTTTAATGGTGTCATGTATTCATTCACGGATTGGAACGGAATTACGGGTGAATTAAATTGGATTGGATTTGATAACTATGTCCGCCTCTTTACAGTGGACGAACAGTTTCAGCAGTCCTTTTGGCTGACGACAAAATATACCGTCGTTGCCGTAATTTTAACAAACCTGGTCGGATTCATTTTAGCGTTTTTACTCACGCAAAATATTCGGACACGAAACTTCTTACGGACGATTTTCTTCATGCCAAACTTAATTGGTGGATTGATTCTTGGGTTCGTCTGGCAGTTTATTTATGTTAAAGGATTTGCGTCGATTGGAGAATTGACAGGTTGGAGTTTATTCGAACTTCCATGGCTCGGTGACGCCCGAACTGGTTTCTGGGGCATTGTCATCGTCTCGATTTGGCAAGGTGGGGGATATATCATGGTCATCTATATCGCTGCCCTGCAAAATGTACCGCAGGAACTGATTGAAGCAGCCAAAATCGATGGAGCCAACCGATTATCCACGTTGCGGAATATTACGATTCCACTGATCATGCCGTCTGTTACGATTTGTCTGTTCTTGACGATTTCTTGGTCCTTTAAATTATTTGATACGA
This region includes:
- a CDS encoding formate--tetrahydrofolate ligase, which codes for MEKTIRSDLEIAQQTILRPISEIAKHIGLTDADYDTYGKYKAKLTDGLVKRLATKTDGKLILVTAINPTAAGEGKSTVTVGLGQALHRLNHKTMICLREPSLGPTMGLKGGACGGGYSQVLPMEEINLHFTGDMHAITSAHNTISALLDNHLHQGNDLGIDPRRVTWKRVLDLNDRALRQITIGLGGPAHGVPRQDGFDITVASEIMAVLCLADSITDLEERISRIVVAYSYDQQPVTVQDIEAAGAATLLLKEAFRPNLVQTVEGTPALIHGGPFANIAHGCNSLIATRTALKLSDYVVTEAGFGADLGAEKFFNIKSRIGNLHPDAVVVVATVRALKMHGGVAKDQLAEENLSALVEGLALLEKHVETMDLFGVPAVVALNRFASDTDTERETVLEWCRERKIRVAESEVFSQGGAGGEALAEQVFEALEEESQFTPLYPAELPLTQKIERIAKRVYGAADVHFEEKALRELERCTEQGLGHLPICMAKTPFSLTDDPSKYGRVEGFTITVREIKPSIGAGFIVALTGNVLTMPGLPKTPAANKMGISEDGTIYGLS
- a CDS encoding carbohydrate ABC transporter permease, translated to MAVSNKKKVKRGLEFWMFVGPVFLVFAVIVLVPFFNGVMYSFTDWNGITGELNWIGFDNYVRLFTVDEQFQQSFWLTTKYTVVAVILTNLVGFILAFLLTQNIRTRNFLRTIFFMPNLIGGLILGFVWQFIYVKGFASIGELTGWSLFELPWLGDARTGFWGIVIVSIWQGGGYIMVIYIAALQNVPQELIEAAKIDGANRLSTLRNITIPLIMPSVTICLFLTISWSFKLFDTNLSLTNGGPFKSTEMLALNIYKESFTNNNLGLGSAKAIIFFVVVAAITVTQVYLTKKREVEA